DNA from Lates calcarifer isolate ASB-BC8 unplaced genomic scaffold, TLL_Latcal_v3 _unitig_4053_quiver_2011, whole genome shotgun sequence:
GAAGAATCTCATCCAGGACTCATTTACACCCATGGAGACAGGaatgatcagtgtgagaggaaacccaacacacaaacacacacctgtgtctacAACTTGCCAATGAAAAACCTGAGTCTTTCTCATGCTGGGAcctactactgtgctgttgcCTCATGTGGACACATACTGTTTGGAAATGGGACTAAGCTGGATATTGAAGGTGAGTAACGTTCTAGCAGCAATTGTTTCATCTGATAAATAGTTAGGATTACTCCCTGATTAAACATATGAACACAGACTAAAAAGCTGCTCTGTAatctctcctcatctctggCTCTCTGCAGATGAGAACTCTCTCGTCTTGGTGTATGTCTTGAGCAGCGCCTTGGCATTCACCATCATCCTGAGTGTTTTACTGACTTTCTTACTGTAcataagaaagagaaacagctgCCAGTGTACAGGTAAATTGTGGAGTTTGTATCTGCAGTGTGTAATTACTGAATACACCATTATAGaaattttccactgtttttcagaATCTCAAGCAAGATTTACAGCCTCCTCCACAACAAATGCAGAGGTAATTGCAGTCTTATGTTAACATTTGAAATTATTTCTACCACCATGAAAAATAATTCTgttgaaacagttttttaaatgaatgtcacattccatattttgatttattgtttttaatatttcattgcCAGAGttgtaaaaatgaagaaaacctCCATTACGCTGCTTTAAGGGTAAAAAAGGCTGACAGATCTAGAAGACTGAGGGATGACACACAGGAGGGATGTGTGTATTCCAGTGTAAAGCACATGACATGACTTCAATTCTGTTGCCTTCTGTCTAATTTCACATGTAATTTTACCAAATGATTGATGCAAAGCTTAACCTTGCCATAAACTAATTAAAGAACCTCCTCCAATGACAAGATATAAAGATTTGAAGATTCAGTGTGCTGTGTATTCTTATAACTGTGCTGCTTGTGCTTTTTGCTAATTAACTGAATTACTGTTTCATGACTGAAACCCTTTGCTATTAACAGTGCAGTATCCATACTGgaaatgtcactttttatttgaattttgatcatgggaggaaaaaaaacagtctctgATGACAGGCCTGACTTTAGTATTCACGGTTTGTTCTATAGTGGAAGGGGTTTATAAAATTTTAGGGTGAGGGtaagggtgtgtgtatgtgtgcgcacacacaaaccataAATGTTATCTACCGCTGTTTTGACAAAAATATAAGTTAACAAGGCAGGATTGTTCATTTACGAGAGGCCTATTTGGATCATCTTTTGTCTGTAAAAGTGCTGCAGAAATAAAGGATATTATGATTAcgaatttaaaaaacaggagTTCTTATGCGGAGAGATTTACAGTTCTACTCATCTAAGCTGCTCTGTGGATTCCAGGTAAGGGGAGCTCAGATCGCTCTAAGACAGGCCTgataacatttgacatttgctTCAGATTTGAGAAAAGCACTTCACACTTCACATCAACCGATAAgcctgcaaaaaataaaaatctaattaatgaCACATGTATTTCCCAAACAGAGGAACTTCAATATCTAAGTGAGAGCCTATGTGTATTTACTTCCCCTAATGAAATCTAACTCTATTATTATGTGTCTGACAGGATGATGAGCACTTCATTGACAAAGACTGAGCATAGATGAACTCcactgtacagtaaatcatcTCCAGACTATGgcaaacattaaacaaaacactCCAATCTTACTAAACAAGCAAAAACTTGACCAAACCAAAGGGGGTGTAGCTCTTTAATGAGATCAGTGTGAGAACATACCACACAGCTGAGGATGTCTGtggttaaattattttttttaacacttttttttttttaaacacatggcAGTTTATGTGGCCGTGAGCATGTGATCGCTTCGTTGATAGGACACCTGGGGTTGGCCAGTCAGTCACAGTCTTGtgtctgcagagaggagaaaggctgaaaatcattttcagcAAAATGTTGAACACGATGACGGCTccagtatttgttttgtgtctgataTGTCTATTCTTAGGAAGAACGGGTGAGTTatgttttttgtgactttttctCATGTCAGTGCTCCTAATTACTTTTTATGTGTTCATCGTGCGAAACCTTGTATCACATTGAACTAACTGTGCATTTACTTTGTCTCTCATTTAACTTAAGCTCAGATCAGGGAGCTGAAATTTGACGTTTTATACCAGACAACTTAACTTTCCACTGTTTCCGTGAAGATGATGTTGCTTCAAGGTATTACTGGTATAAACAGACTCTGGGCCAGAAACCAAGACTCATCTCTACCTTCTACAAGTTtgacaaatttgaaaaattgaaTCTTTCATGATGAATTCAATAAAGAGCCACACTTCACACTGGATACTGGAGTAGGTAGAAATCACTTAAAAATAAGAGATATGCATATTTCAGACTCAGCTACTTACTACTGTGCAAGTAgctatacatttatttttgaatttgcaGAGGGCACTACTGTCAGTGTATATTTCCGAGCTTTGGTCCATCAGTCAGAATCTGAGACCATCCAGTCAGGAGGCTCTGTGACTCtcaactgtacagtacacactgagacctgtgatggagaacacagtgtttactggttcATAAACATTAAGTTCTGTTAAAAGTTCTGCAGTGTTTCTTGTTATCTGGTTCTCTACAGATGAGGTGGAATGGCTTTTCTTGGTGTATTTCTCGAGTGGAGCTGTGGCATTCACCACCTTGCCGAGTGTCGTACTTGCCTCTACAGTATGCAAgatagcaatagcaaaacacTTGTGGACACTGTATGTGCAGTATATTAtatgattatattattatattatagtaTATCATGTCCAGAGCTGCCACAATGGTGAGAACCTCAGAGAGAGGGATGACACCTGGACTGAATGTGTGTACTTGAGTGTAAGGCAGCAGAGCTGGACACCTTCtatatttgtctctgtgtaatCAGACATGACCACATTAGTGTCGCTTTAAAGAGGCAATTATGATTTGTAAATATGAGTTTACCTCAGTGCCATGCATGTGAAGCCTCACCCTGCAGTAATCtcattaaaacaagtttttcCAAAGACATCACAtgaagtgtatgtatgtatgactTTCACCATCTCTGTGCCACTAGGTTGCAATAGATGTCTATGTTTCTGGTGCCTGGGCATCCACAATtggaaacttaaaaaaaaaaaaagtgttaaactAAAAGCGTAGTTCACAGTGGAAGATGTACGACCTGCTAAAGCATGTGCTTTTTCATAAAGCCAAGATTCACAGAAACAGACCACACCTGTCAGTAGCTGTAGTAAACATGGTGACCGCATTCATCCTGCAAACATCTTTTTACAGTTTCCATGTGGTCTGCAGAGTTAAGACAAAATCTATCAATGCTTTTCTAAGGTTTGGTTGAtttcttcagcttcttcttcGAGCTACTATAACACTCTGAATGTGAGAAGGTGTATATTTGTGCAACAAACCACAAATGAAAGCACACCTCCGACTGTTCTCAGAAAGCATCTGGAAGGAAGTCACATTTACTTAAAATTACAGAAAAGCTCTGTAGAAGGCCCCATcatttatattcaaataaaactcTGTGGCCAGCAAGGAGAATAGAGACAATTATGGATACCAAAAACAACTTCAGTGTACATATGGGCATGTGATGGTTTAGTTGTAATGGGATAGCAACAGAAAACTCTGACAGATATCTCACAGATGAAGCTAAAACTGTCTGCATGTCCACATACAATAGAGATACACAAGAATTTTATGTGAACTGGCCCTTTACACTCCAGGTCCAGGAGATCAACACCTCACCCGGTTCACATTATGGAACTGGAAAAGAGAGTGTGGTGCAAATTTACTACAGGAAAAAGACTGCAGATTGTGGCATCATTCAATCCTCTCTATAATCAGTGTCTTAttcatgttctttgtttttctgcttctttcagGTCAAGCACAGTTAAGTGACATCTCCCAGCCTGATTCTTTCAAAGCAGTGGAGCTAGGAGACACAGTTACTATTACATGTCACATTCATAGTCCTGCAAGGCACATAATGTGGTACAAGCTGACCACTGGGAAGAGACTACAGCCCATATCTGTTGAGCCAGTGGCCACAACAGATAGGTTTTATAATCTGACAACATTTAATAAGGAACCTCACCGTTATTCAGTAAAATATGGCAAAAACAACAATCACCTGAGTATATCTGCAACAACAGGGGAAGACGTTGGAACGTATTACTGTGGGCTGTTGAACGTAAAGGACATTCAGTTTGGATCAGGAACCTTTCTAATGGTCAAAGGTATTCATTCTCTGTAGTTTATCTTCTTAATTGCACCTCAACATCATTGCTGCTGAATATGAGCATAACGCTGACGACtacagttcatttgtttttttcctaagGTCTAAAGATGATCAGTGATTCTATCGTCCAGCAGCCAGAGTCTACATCTGTCCAGCCAGGagactctgtgactctcagcTGTTCTGTTCACACTGGTCATTGTGCAGCAGAACACACTAGTGTCATGTGGCTCAAACACTCTGATCACGCTGCTCCAGAAACCATTTACTCctctggaaataaaaacaacacctgTCAGAGGACTAAGAAAGACTCTGAAGAAACTACCTGTGTCTACAACCTGCTCCTGAGGAACCTCAGCTCTGATGATGCTGGGACCTACTACTGTGTCGTGACTTCATATGGACAGACACTGTT
Protein-coding regions in this window:
- the LOC108896012 gene encoding uncharacterized protein LOC108896012 isoform X1; this encodes MTSPKFVLYLTCLFLCKAALMANLSSSIRQEKDFIAASVGESIILECSYDSNVVARYYWYKQTLGQKPRLISSFYSYDKNGTFYNECKNNPRFTLETGNGKNHLRISDLRTSDSATYYCANSFSITFEFAEGTSVSVKESGLNIQALVHQSESETIQPGGSVTLNCTVHTETCDGEHSVYWFKSSEESHPGLIYTHGDRNDQCERKPNTQTHTCVYNLPMKNLSLSHAGTYYCAVASCGHILFGNGTKLDIEDENSLVLVYVLSSALAFTIILSVLLTFLLYIRKRNSCQCTGKLWSLYLQCVITEYTIIEIFHCFSESQARFTASSTTNAESCKNEENLHYAALRVKKADRSRRLRDDTQEGCVYSSVKHMT
- the LOC108896013 gene encoding signal-regulatory protein beta-2, whose translation is MLNTMTAPVFVLCLICLFLGRTGQAQLSDISQPDSFKAVELGDTVTITCHIHSPARHIMWYKLTTGKRLQPISVEPVATTDRFYNLTTFNKEPHRYSVKYGKNNNHLSISATTGEDVGTYYCGLLNVKDIQFGSGTFLMVKGLKMISDSIVQQPESTSVQPGDSVTLSCSVHTGHCAAEHTSVMWLKHSDHAAPETIYSSGNKNNTCQRTKKDSEETTCVYNLLLRNLSSDDAGTYYCVVTSYGQTLLGNGTRINIFNNMDFGCVVNHNSGGLALITIPGVLLAFLIYVIIKTATCCHTESSAGLSTPPTTNVDASAVQHAALKEDRSERERDDTWSESNHVLQGEGDEPIRADTHSGM